A DNA window from Ostrea edulis chromosome 5, xbOstEdul1.1, whole genome shotgun sequence contains the following coding sequences:
- the LOC125652691 gene encoding cytochrome P450 2C8-like, producing MSFHTDHNTLSMVLWSLFLAFMVLLLYVWWKKTSRDPALPPGPPTVPFLGNILSISPDSMLESFQTYRKKYGDVFSLITGTKTMVIVNGLDTIRDIFIKHGDIVSERPDTFLTKEISKYKGIISASGEFWKEHRTFSLNALREFGFGKRNLESKIMEEVVVLVQELQSKNGQPFNIRTLLAVCVSNIMCSINFGQRFEHDDKSFVSLIQLINENVSNGSILFLANIFPFLRYVPGDPLRIRKVLSNAAVIEEYINQTVKYHEESFDENNIRDFIDAYLKKIKSEESNTRTTFNAEQLVLIVGDLFVAGTETTSTALRWFAVFMIRNPEVQEKMRKEISDVIGNSRYPSMTDKINLPYTEAVLHEVLRMGCIVPLALPHGLNTDLKYKDFIIPKDAILIPNLHSILFDPDVFVDPKVFRPERFLDADRKLVNTEQVLTFSLGRRVCLGESLARMELFLFATTLVQRFQILPADPAHLPPVKGVLGVSYAPEDFLLKTLNI from the exons ATGAGCTTCCATACAGACCACAACACTCTAAGTATGGTGTTGTGGAGTTTGTTTCTCGCCTTCATGGTACTTCTGCTGTATGTATGGTGGAAGAAAACTTCCCGAGACCCGGCCTTACCCCCAGGGCCGCCCACTGTGCCCTTTCTGGGAAATATTCTGTCTATATCCCCTGACTCGATGCTGGAGAGTTTTCAGACTTACAGGAAGAAGTATGGAGATGTTTTCAGTCTGATTACTGGCACCAAAACAATGGTCATTGTGAATGGACTGGACACAATACGAGATATTTTCATCAAACATGGCGACATTGTTTCTGAAAGGCCGGATACTTTTCTAACTAAGGAAATATCCAAGTATAAAG GAATCATCTCTGCTTCGGGGGAGTTTTGGAAAGAACATAGAACATTTTCTCTCAATGCCCTCAGGGAATTTGGATTTGGAAAACGAAATTTGGAATCGAAGATAATGGAAGAAGTGGTAGTTCTTGTTCAGGAACTTCAGTCAAAGAATGGACAACCGTTCAACATTAGAACGTTGCTGGCCGTCTGTGTATCAAATATAATGTGTTCTATCAACTTTGGTCAGAGATTTGAACATGACGACAAAAGCTTCGTTTCGCTAATCCAATTGATCAATGAAAATGTTAGCAATGGCAGCATCCTGTTTTTAGCAAATATCTTTCCATTCTTGAGGTATGTTCCTGGGGATCCTTTACGAATCAGGAAAGTGTTGAGCAATGCTGCTGTAATCGAAGAATATATCAATCAAACTGTCAAATACCACGAAGAAAGCTTTGATGAGAACAATATAAGGGATTTCATCGATGcttatttgaagaaaataaaatccgAGGAAAGCAATACTCGGACAACTTTCAATG cGGAACAGCTGGTGCTGATTGTGGGAGATCTCTTCGTCGCTGGAACAGAGACTACATCGACAGCACTACGGTGGTTTGCTGTGTTCATGATCAGAAATCCGGAAGTTCAGGAGAAGATGCGCAAAGAAATTAGTGACGTCATAGGAAATTCTAGGTATCCTAGTATGACCGATAAAATTAATCTACCATACACGGAGGCAGTTCTTCATGAAGTTCTCCGAATGGGGTGTATTGTGCCATTAGCTCTACCCCATGGATTGAACACCGACTTGAAATACAAGGATTTCATTATTCCGAAAGACGCTATTCTAATTCCAAATTTACATTCAATCCTCTTCGATCCAGATGTTTTTGTGGATCCAAAAGTCTTTCGACCAGAGAGATTTCTTGACGCTGATAGGAAGCTTGTAAATACTGAACAAGTCTTGACATTTTCCCTTG GTCGTCGTGTTTGCCTGGGTGAATCTCTGGCTAGGATGGAGCTATTCTTGTTTGCTACAACTTTAGTACAGCGATTTCAAATCCTACCCGCTGATCCCGCGCACCTGCCTCCGGTCAAAGGAGTCTTGGGAGTGAGTTACGCTCCGGAGGACTTCCTACTTAAGACATTGAATATCTAA